The Alosa sapidissima isolate fAloSap1 chromosome 16, fAloSap1.pri, whole genome shotgun sequence genome has a segment encoding these proteins:
- the LOC121684958 gene encoding microtubule-associated protein futsch-like isoform X1, with protein sequence MASLCKRQQCMIERRGIRQDLDSWRYKLIQCVGFESILEGLFGSRLIEDLRLFKDCQPEGVSDWSFDENCLFCCLRREKVKEHLLGLNNDSLGSVARPLSFIKDQFNINNLEREAEEFLNAVLHRKDIPSFSDPDIPVVAREIMQRMIRQFAAEYTSKTSSAQGTPQPNGTSDQSLLTTRSQTPAPAAPAAPALAGLTSARNPVLSQLLMAEQEAPLDLTVKRPDIIVCEQDGVLDLSTKKNRNRGAVSVRTPAAPLVKGDSHNLGLAYARDQQSTSDLERFMAKLCLHHQRQIVDALGYLETEVKASTSVSHVSVRAVPEEQTPVSAGQERSETQHPERTLVLSSKARCKAELLESAIQGNSKKVALKKDTYFPDSHSVSGSSLLDLRKDGIEGGNILSSLLTSSNEYETVSRQYQSTHGLSSTNSVRQSKAKDKMSSSHLSIDSLEEQQCASDTVLQCTTSSSELEVIGVSPSYDGHEFSEHLQHSNQGFPGQTKDIPTRQPLVLRPNTPRTARKSRRGSFPRTKDGSVCRIDPDSHCDIVYIGKSITECQLEPLNRMLPRRNARKSIRGHMSTEDYLELRTVRTLARKSAENGSGNCPAPMPIITLVTPKQALAKPDGVPPVDMPFAGGCGESIQQTTPSETSAENEMLGDVLSNVNDVDVIVETSQTGQTTYQDKVEAYSEMSAPAAAQKSSLSEQDEVLCTAEPLSEQSMELPARDDLNKADIAPISENAENVEPVLEMTKEDPPCEQSPEPLSVSEDIDVEPCGGNELPSVAQEDDLNLKDKETNNELMDKNTDLDISAEPEGHSETSALEKQTDNVTQNYEVLDEQSGIETELNIVLSSDETEKEVVDEPSSEYTCSDTPPETYMDKEVLREVLSSPESKKQKKRRNVRTFGSSDRRLRSRASGVEEISVTPEKNDQTALAQVSDSVTEEAKTPETKRPLRSVKAKPLESDVSNSEAQHSEVVGKEQTQQSNIHQFDKTADLSPCENPIADHVVQTRKMLRSMQARQALDDEGEQKAVPPLSNVTDAPISSSKELKEKDVPAEKDVPAEKDVPAEKDVPEDVPAEKDVPAEKDVPAEKDVPEDVPAEKDVPEDVPAEKDVLAEKDMLAETDKSLSEKSEQTQLQDSHAYDPPSKDSLMEPVSLQSDPSLVTTPTRVSARMPLRSRSGPVEGSKNQPIAKSSMEKSGHMPLRSAGTIVTEETPGDSQSTPTNSEEKSRHMPLRSRSQGVDSDGSSSTGNPAENSGRMPLRSSSANTAPQPMSPTTSPRDKKAQRSPRPTKSGAVSSDSEQNLTGSPPKLRTEKIKQGPIKEPVKPVILPSIPNPGPVVPNPPKFLEALRGEENQQLIMNLNTKFDKMQKGWVHVDKEGPQTHRSRNKADRLKDIWKSKRRIRKPRTLEAHKFSPVQMLFMKSFDLPSICRWFLQTTETKSLVIVKKVNTRLPSETQLCFHSSSSMAGTSHGVHMQAERLKKHLKKFAIASPVKSNAKSQKLIAEALELEPVCIKSKEKRQLTTATRMSTKPQSFRGVAQSADGQKTSGAVKNPTSARILRKYSHIREKMQGQQNSKKLKDQKAEPHKGASKQKLPSASQQKLALSKRNGGKDSNVSKKEKAQQSPMNKKSATRPTGKEKVTKTTSTKALKEPARKDGPAPKRPQQTSMSPKPQRTASATVGSPKGSTNKKENSSGEKSLQTATSDSKADARKQTPTKAFVSLVSPTQSPEPSVSQDQVLTRSQRKIEAAQRLSESPKSATKRAQEPVVTPVKRTRTSLLKTN encoded by the exons ATGGCGAGTCTGTGCAAGAGGCAGCAATGTATGATCGAGAGACGCGGCATTCGACAGGATCTTGATTCATGGCGGTATAAACTTATTCAATGTGTAG GTTTTGAGAGCATTTTGGAAGGATTGTTTGGGTCAAGGCTGATAGAGGACCTTCGATTATTTAAAG ATTGTCAGCCTGAAGGTGTGTCAGATTGGTCATTTGATGAAAATTGTCTTTTCTGCTGCTTAAGACGAGAGAAAGTCAAG GAACACTTACTTGGCCTGAACAACGACAGTTTGGGCAGTGTGGCAAGACCATTGTCCTTCATTAAAGATCAATTCAATATCAACAACCTTGAGAGGGAAGCAGAGGAATTCCTCAATGCAGTCTTGCACAGGAAAG ACATCCCAAGCTTCTCAGACCCGGACATTCCTGTAGTGGCTCGTGAAATAATGCAGCGAATGATCCGTCAGTTCGCTGCCGAATATACCTCAAAAACAAGCTCTGCTCAGGGCACACCCCAGCCCAACGGCACCTCGGACCAAAGCCTGCTGACCACACGCTCCCAAACACCGGCTCCCGCGGCTCCTGCTGCTCCCGCTCTGGCCGGCCTCACATCGGCCAGGAACCCTGTCCTCAGCCAGCTTCTTATGGCGGAACAGGAAGCTCCCCTCGACCTCACAGTCAAGAGGCCCGACATCATTGTCTGTGAGCAAG ATGGTGTCCTTGATCTCTCAACCAAGAAAAACCGGAACAGAGGAGCTGTATCAGTCAGAACCCCTGCTGCTCCTTTGGTTAAGGG TGACTCTCACAACCTGGGTCTTGCTTATGCAAGAGATCAACAGTCCACGTCTGATCTAGAACGATTTATGGCCAAGCTTTGTTTGCATCATCAGCGTCAGATTGTTGATGCACTGGGATATTTGGAGACTGAAGTCAAGGCTTCAACCAGTGTTTCACATGTGTCTGTAAGAGCAGTCCCAGAGGAACAGACACCTGTGAGTGCTGGTCAGGAACGCTCAGAGACCCAACATCCTGAGAGAACGCTTGTACTTTCCTCCAAAGCCAGATGCAAAGCAGAGTTGTTGGAATCAGCAATTCAGGGGAACAGCAAAAAGGTAGCATTAAAAAAAGACACTTACTTTCCTGATTCACACAGTGTGAGTGGGAGTTCACTTTTGGATCTTCGTAAAGATGGGATCGAGGGTGGCAACATTTTGTCATCTCTTCTTACTAGTTCAAATGAATATGAAACTGTAAGCCGCCAATATCAGTCAACCCATGGACTTAGTAGTACCAACTCTGTACGTCAATCAAAAGCTAAAGACAAGATGTCAAGCAGTCATCTCTCTATTGACTCTTTAGAAGAACAGCAGTGTGCATCTGACACTGTACTACAGTGTACAACAAGTAGCAGTGAATTAGAGGTCATTGGAGTGTCCCCATCTTATGATGGGCATGAATTCTCAGAACATCTGCAACACTCCAATCAAGGTTTTCCAGGACAAACCAAAGATATCCCAACCCGGCAACCACTAGTCCTGAGGCCTAACACACCCAGAACAGCTAGAAAGAGCAGACGAGGATCCTTCCCTCGAACAAAGGATGGTTCTGTTTGTCGCATTGATCCTGATAGTCATTGTGACATTGTTTATATTGGGAAATCAATTACAGAGTGTCAGTTAGAGCCTTTGAACCGAATGTTACCACGACGGAATGCCAGGAAGAGCATAAGAGGGCACATGTCAACTGAAGATTACCTGGAACTCCGAACTGTAAGAACACTGGCCAGGAAATCGGCAGAAAATGGAAGTGGCAATTGTCCTGCACCAATGCCCATCATCACATTAGTCACTCCAAAACAGGCCCTTGCCAAGCCTGATGGTGTCCCCCCAGTGGACATGCCATTTGCAGGAGGTTGTGGGGAATCCATACAGCAGACGACGCCATCAGAGACCTCAGCAGAGAATGAAATGCTTGGTGATGTGTTGAGCAATGTGAATGATGTAGATGTGATTGTAGAAACAAGTCAGACAGGTCAGACAACATACCAAGACAAGGTAGAAGCTTACTCTGAAAtgtcagcaccagcagcagctcaGAAAAGCAGTCTGTCTGAACAAGATGAGGTTTTATGCACTGCAGAGCCACTTTCCGAGCAGTCAATGGAGCTACCTGCTAGAGATGATCTAAACAAGGCAGATATTGCACCAATTAGTGAAAATGCTGAAAATGTAGAGCCAGTGTTGGAGATGACTAAAGAAGATCCACCGTGTGAGCAGTCCCCTGAGCCACTTTCTGTTTCAGAAGACATTGATGTTGAGCCCTGTGGCGGGAATGAATTGCCATCCGTTGCACAGGAAGATGACCTCAATTTGAAAGATAAAGAAACTAATAACGAGTTGATGGATAAGAATACTGACCTAGACATTTCAGCTGAACCAGAAGGACATTCTGAAACTTCAGCATTAGAGAAACAGACTGACAACGTCACTCAAAATTATGAGGTGTTAGATGAACAATCTGGCATTGAAACAGAATTGAACATTGTCCTTAGCAGCGATGAAACCGAGAAAGAAGTAGTTGATGAGCCCTCTAGTGAATATACTTGCTCAGATACTCCCCCAGAAACATATATGGACAAAGAAGTGTTGAGAGAGGTTTTGAGTTCACCAGAGagtaaaaaacagaaaaaacgcAGAAATGTAAGGACCTTTGGCAGCTCTGACAGACGATTGCGCAGTAGGGCCTCTGGTGTTGAAGAAATATCCGTGACCCCTGAGAAAAACGATCAGACCGCATTAGCACAAGTCTCTGATTCTGTTACTGAAGAAGCCAAGACTCCTGAGACAAAGCGCCCTTTGAGATCTGTTAAGGCAAAACCATTAGAAAGTGATGTATCTAACAGTGAAGCTCAGCACAGTGAAGTGGTCGGTAAAGAACAAACACAACAGTCTAACATtcatcaatttgacaaaacagcTGATTTGAGTCCATGTGAGAACCCAATAGCAGATCACGTGGTGCAGACTAGAAAGATGCTTAGGTCAATGCAGGCAAGGCAGGCACTTGATGATGAAGGAGAACAGAAGGCAGTTCCTCCATTATCAAACGTTACTGATGCTCCGATTTCATCATCCAAGGAGCTAAAAGAGAAGGACGTGCCTGCAGAGAAGGACGTGCCTGCAGAGAAGGACGTGCCTGCAGAGAAGGACGTGCCTGAGGACGTGCCTGCAGAGAAGGACGTGCCTGCAGAGAAGGACGTGCCTGCAGAGAAGGACGTGCCTGAGGACGTGCCTGCAGAGAAGGACGTGCCTGAGGACGTGCCTGCAGAAAAAGATGTGCTTGCAGAGAAGGACATGCTTGCAGAGACAGACAAGTCACTTTCAGAAAAGTCTGAACAGACACAACTGCAAGATTCACATGCCTATGACCCTCCCAGTAAAGATAGTCTTATGGAACCAGTTAGTCTTCAGTCAGACCCATCTCTTGTGACTACCCCTACTAGAGTCTCAGCACGTATGCCTTTGAGAAGCAGGAGTGGCCCTGTGGAAGGCAGTAAGAATCAACCTATTGCAAAATCTTCTATGGAAAAGTCTGGACACATGCCTCTAAGAAGTGCAGGTACCATTGTAACTGAGGAAACACCTGGGGATTCCCAAAGTACCCCTACAAATTCTGAAGAAAAATCAAGGCACATGCCATTGAGGAGCCGAAGTCAAGGTGTTGATAGTGATGGcagttcttccactggaaatccCGCTGAGAATTCTGGGCGTATGCCCTTGAGAAGTAGCAGCGCTAATACAGCCCCCCAGCCCATGAGCCCCACAACCTCACCAAGGGACAAAAAAGCTCAGAGATCTCCCAGACCAACTAAATCTGGGGCTGTTTCGTCAGATTCTGAACAGAACCTTACAGGCTCCCCTCCTAAACTTAGAACTGAAAAGATTAAGCAGGGTCCAATAAAGGAACCTGTTAAGCCTGTCATTTTACCTAGTATTCCAAACCCTGGGCCTGTAGTACCAAATCCCCCAAAGTTCTTGGAGGCCCTTAGAGGAGAAGAAAACCAACAGCTAATCATGAACCTGAACACCAAGTTTGATAAAATGCAAAAAGGATGGGTCCATGTGGACAAAGAGGGGCCCCAAACACACAGATCAAGGAACAAAGCAGACAGACTGAAAGACATCTGGAAGAGCAAGCGAAGAATTCGAAAACCCAGAACATTAGAGGCACATAAATTTTCCCCTGTACAGATGCTTTTTATGAAATCTTTTGATTTGCCAAGCATCTGTCGCTGGTTCTTGCAGACCACAGAAACAAAGTCCCTTGTCATTGTTAAAAAGGTAAACACTCGACTTCCATCTGAGACGCAGCTATGCTTTCACAGTTCGTCCTCTATGGCAGGGACGTCACATGGTGTACATATGCAGGCTGAGCGTTTGAAGAAACACCTGAAAAAGTTTGCCATTGCCTCCCCAGTCAAGAGCAATGCTAAGAGTCAAAAGCTTATTGCCGAGGCATTGGAACTAGAACCTGTTTGcataaaaagtaaagaaaaaagGCAGTTAACCACTGCTACTCGGATGTCCACCAAGCCTCAGAGTTTCAGGGGTGTTGCGCAGTCTGCTGACGGGCAGAAGACCTCAGGTGCTGTGAAAAATCCAACTAGTGCCAGGATTCTGAGGAAGTACTCCCATATACGGGAGAAAATGCAAGGACAGCAGAATTCAAAGAAACTCAAAGACCAGAAGGCTGAACCTCACAAAGGGGCATCCAAGCAGAAGTTGCCCTCAGCAAGCCAGCAGAAACTGGCACTTTCAAAGAGAAATGGGGGTAAAGACTCAAATGtttcaaagaaagaaaaggcaCAGCAGTCCCCCATGAATAAAAAGAGTGCAACAAGGCCTACTGGTAAAGAAAAGGTCACAAAGACAACCAGCACAAAAGCATTGAAGGAACCTGCCCGTAAAGATGGTCCTGCACCAAAGAGGCCTCAGCAGACATCAATGTCCCCCAAACCACAGAGGACCGCTTCGGCTACAGTTGGGAGTCCAAAAGGtagcacaaacaaaaaagagaatTCATCTGGTGAAAAATCTTTGCAAACTGCAACCAGTGACTCTAAGGCAGATGCAAGGAAGCAAACACCTACTAAAGCCTTTGTGAGTTTGGTCTCCCCTACACAGAGTCCTGAGCCATCAGTCTCACAAGACCAAGTGCTGACAAGGTCTCAGAGGAAAATTGAGGCTGCACAGCGCCTGAGCGAGTCTCCCAAGTCTGCTACCAAGAGAGCCCAAGAACCTGTTGTAACTCCTGTGAAACGTACTAGGACATCTCTCTTGAAAACAAATTGA
- the LOC121684958 gene encoding ligand-dependent corepressor-like isoform X5, translated as MASLCKRQQCMIERRGIRQDLDSWRYKLIQCVGFESILEGLFGSRLIEDLRLFKDCQPEGVSDWSFDENCLFCCLRREKVKEHLLGLNNDSLGSVARPLSFIKDQFNINNLEREAEEFLNAVLHRKDIPSFSDPDIPVVAREIMQRMIRQFAAEYTSKTSSAQGTPQPNGTSDQSLLTTRSQTPAPAAPAAPALAGLTSARNPVLSQLLMAEQEAPLDLTVKRPDIIVCEQDGVLDLSTKKNRNRGAVSVRTPAAPLVKGISPRRDYSSRDADDQPPPWSSRDDGIGEFDNHPSLLKLFTHSEQNLPGRNATERQTEPLGLLKPKPLPSPLLRNESWTKPPFNLSKPPPNAAGIDHKGLSDLSETSVVPVRSPAALKSLQHKTDLGHSPPVGLKIPQVRGMDLSWSSHNSSLHGYGLLMSSYSEDALGKKLHSIFPKHSRRGSMGGLHDEAGECLGSEAERAISGQPYSTSDPEVDSSFKQPRKKRGRYRQYNMENLEEAIGVVMNGKMSVSKAQTVYGIPHSTLEYKVKERLGTLKNPPKKKLKLKTEEHEEEVAVKCEPPELSEEASPSADVSRDE; from the exons ATGGCGAGTCTGTGCAAGAGGCAGCAATGTATGATCGAGAGACGCGGCATTCGACAGGATCTTGATTCATGGCGGTATAAACTTATTCAATGTGTAG GTTTTGAGAGCATTTTGGAAGGATTGTTTGGGTCAAGGCTGATAGAGGACCTTCGATTATTTAAAG ATTGTCAGCCTGAAGGTGTGTCAGATTGGTCATTTGATGAAAATTGTCTTTTCTGCTGCTTAAGACGAGAGAAAGTCAAG GAACACTTACTTGGCCTGAACAACGACAGTTTGGGCAGTGTGGCAAGACCATTGTCCTTCATTAAAGATCAATTCAATATCAACAACCTTGAGAGGGAAGCAGAGGAATTCCTCAATGCAGTCTTGCACAGGAAAG ACATCCCAAGCTTCTCAGACCCGGACATTCCTGTAGTGGCTCGTGAAATAATGCAGCGAATGATCCGTCAGTTCGCTGCCGAATATACCTCAAAAACAAGCTCTGCTCAGGGCACACCCCAGCCCAACGGCACCTCGGACCAAAGCCTGCTGACCACACGCTCCCAAACACCGGCTCCCGCGGCTCCTGCTGCTCCCGCTCTGGCCGGCCTCACATCGGCCAGGAACCCTGTCCTCAGCCAGCTTCTTATGGCGGAACAGGAAGCTCCCCTCGACCTCACAGTCAAGAGGCCCGACATCATTGTCTGTGAGCAAG ATGGTGTCCTTGATCTCTCAACCAAGAAAAACCGGAACAGAGGAGCTGTATCAGTCAGAACCCCTGCTGCTCCTTTGGTTAAGGG GATCTCCCCGAGACGTGACTACAGCTCGAGAGATGCAGATGACCAGCCGCCTCCCTGGAGCTCGCGGGACGATGGGATTGGGGAGTTTGACAACCACCCTTCCCTTCTTAAACTGTTTACTCACTCCGAGCAGAACCTGCCGGGCCGAAATGCCACTGAACGCCAAACCGAACCTCTGGGACTCTTGAAACCCAAACCGTTGCCCTCTCCATTACTCAGGAATGAATCTTGGACCAAGCCGCCTTTTAACCTCTCGAAACCCCCGCCGAACGCTGCAGGGATTGACCACAAGGGCTTATCTGATCTCAGTGAAACCTCTGTTGTGCCTGTACGAAGTCCTGCCGCTCTCAAGTCGCTGCAGCACAAAACTGACCTGGGTCACTCGCCGCCTGTGGGCCTCAAGATTCCTCAGGTCAGAGGCATGGATCTGTCCTGGAGTTCCCACAACTCCAGCCTGCATGGTTACGGCCTGCTGATGAGCTCCTACTCCGAGGACGCCCTCGGCAAGAAGCTCCACTCCATCTTCCCCAAACACAGCCGCAGAGGGAGCATGGGGGGGCTCCACGACGAAGCCGGGGAATGCTTGGGGTCGGAAGCAGAGCGTGCCATATCTGGCCAGCCGTACTCGACCTCTGACCCAGAAGTAGACTCCAGCTTCAAGCAGCCCCGGAAGAAGAGGGGCCGCTACCGGCAGTACAACATGGAGAACCTGGAGGAGGCCATCGGCGTGGTGATGAACGGGAAGATGAGCGTCTCGAAGGCCCAGACCGTCTACGGAATACCTCACAGCACTCTGGAATACAAAGTGAAGGAGCGCCTAGGAACACTCAAAAACCCACCTAAGAAGAAGCTTAAGCTGAAGACCGAGGAGCACGAGGAGGAAGTTGCCGTGAAATGCGAGCCGCCTGAGCTCAGCGAGGAGGCGTCACCCAGCGCTGATGTTTCCAGAGATGAGTGA